In the Syntrophales bacterium genome, CTTTCCCGAGGCTGCATGGATGAACTTTCCATTACCTATGTAGATACCCACGTGGCCGTATTTTCTTCGCGTATGGAAGAATATGAGGTCACCTTCCTGCAGGTCGTTTCTGTTTACGGGCATACCTGTAAATGCCTGTTCTTTCGCCGAGCGAGGTAGCTGGACGTCAAATAACTCGTATATCTTTTTAACGAAAGCAGAGCAGTCAAGCCCTCTTACCGAGTTACCACCCAACCTGTAGGGTGTACCCAAGAAGGCTTTCGCGACCTTTACCAAGAGGGAGCGTTCTTCGGGATTACGCCACTTTCCCAAAATGGAATATTCGTGTTGCTCATTTTTAACTTCTTCTTCCGTATCCAAGTCTTCGTCATCCAGTTCATCATCGAGTAGATCTTCATCTTCCGTTAATGCGAATGATCTGTTCTCTTTTATTTTTTCTTCAGACATCGGAGATCCTTTTGCATTTGCTGCTATCACTATTCTTTGCCCTACCTTTAGACGGTTTGAAAATAGGTTGTTCCACTTCTTAAGTTCCACTATTGAACAGCCTGTCTTTTTCGATATTGATGAAAGGGTATCCCCCTTTTTTACCGTGTAGTATGTGTGTTCACTTGATCCTTTTTTCTGAACGAGAGATCTTTGATTTTTTATCTGTGGGATTACCAATATCTGGTGGGTTTTGAGAGTTGTTCCGGTGAGGTTGTTTGCTTTTTTTATGGTATCGATGCTGACGCCGTATCTCTTTGCTATCTTTGAGAGGGTTTCTCCTTGCCTTACTCTGTGTTTTATGTCCGCAAGAAGCTTACCTTGAAATATGGGTAAAAATAGAAATGATAAGACGCATATAAAACCCACTACTCGTTGCGCCGTCATGAGGACCTCCTCTTGATTTTTTCAGAAGCAGTCCTTCCGAGGTACGCATGTTATAAATTGAGAGTCACACACCTACCTTTATTAAGTAAGTTTCCTGTACATGAAAAAAGGGGGTATGTCAAAAAAATTTTTGAAGGAAGAGCTTAACTCGTTTATTTCATTAGCAAAAGTTGTCTCTGTGCCTTCTTTCCCAGTTCTGATTCTGGGGAGATTTTTACCACGGTTTCCAAATTTTCTCTTGCTTCCCTTGAGTTTCCCAGTTTGAGTTGGGCATTGCCCAAAAGATAATACGCCTCTGTTAGGGATGGTAGATATTCAATAGCTCTTTTCAAATGTTGGACAGCCCGTGACCAATCACCTCGCTCACCGCTTATCCTTCCCATTTCGAGTTCTATAAATGGGTTAAGTTCGTTTCGGTT is a window encoding:
- a CDS encoding LysM peptidoglycan-binding domain-containing protein; protein product: MTAQRVVGFICVLSFLFLPIFQGKLLADIKHRVRQGETLSKIAKRYGVSIDTIKKANNLTGTTLKTHQILVIPQIKNQRSLVQKKGSSEHTYYTVKKGDTLSSISKKTGCSIVELKKWNNLFSNRLKVGQRIVIAANAKGSPMSEEKIKENRSFALTEDEDLLDDELDDEDLDTEEEVKNEQHEYSILGKWRNPEERSLLVKVAKAFLGTPYRLGGNSVRGLDCSAFVKKIYELFDVQLPRSAKEQAFTGMPVNRNDLQEGDLIFFHTRRKYGHVGIYIGNGKFIHAASGKRFRQVKIDSLDEPYYSKRFAKAIRVKVLDTGWENTSLVNGSSRKGT